The segment TGTGGGATAGACAAACCTACGATGAACAAAAAAGCAGGAAAGACCACATCGGCAAGCCCCATCCCATCCTCCGCAGCTGCGGTATGCTCCAACCAATCGGGAATACCTGTCAACGACCAAAGATCGTTGACAAAAATCATAAGCATCATGGTCAATGCTCTGATGATGTCTATGGATGCTAGCCTGTCATTTGTCATGCGTACGAATATAATCAATCATCGCACGAAAACTCTCTGCCTGAGCCAAACTAGATACATTGTCACTCTTGCCATGGTAGGCATCTATGAATTGTCCCGTATTGCTCCAAATCGTCTGCATGCTCCCTAGATACTTTGGGCGCATCGTTTTGTTGCTATTCACTCGGAATGAATCAATCATTTTCATCTCTGCAATACTCACATCTGCTTTGTTCCAAAAGCAAATAATGACCTGCAATCCTTTGCTAGCAAATATCGCTGGTGTGGGCTCTGCTACATCGTAGTGCCAATCACAGATCACGACATCTCGCGGAATCATATCTATCGCAGGCTCCGTACCATTGATACTGGCCTCCCACATTCCCAAGCCACTCACCTTTCCTTCCAACAATCTATCGCCCCATATCCATAATTCTTGACCATTGGCGGCCAGGTGATTGCGAATCAGCGTGACTTCATTGGCATAGAGCTCTGCTTTGTTTTGGCCAGTACAGCGTGGGCATTTTTCATCTCCTATATAAAACACCTCATCCATCCCTGCATGAAAGGCCTTTGCCTCAAAGACTTCCATGATCTCATCGACCATAGCAAAAACTACATCGTGAACCTCTGGGTGCAGTGGGCAGTAGCTCTTGCAATACAAACTATCCGCATTGGGCCAAACGTACTCTTCTGGCATCTGGACGTGGGGTGTTTCGTCAAATTGAGGAAACTCCTTGAGCAGGTTTTCCACCTTACCAGCCCAAGACTGATGTCCAAGCAGGTTAATTTGTGGAATCAATTCAATGCCCTGTGACTTGGCTGTCTTGACGAGGCGCTTCACCTGCTTTTTGGACAGTGCCACCTCATTGCGCAGCTGAGGATATGACTGGTATTGATAATTGTAATCGACTCTTAGAATGAGTGTATTGATGCCATTGGGACCGAGTTCGTCTTCCATAAATTGAATAAACTGATCCAAGCCGCTGGGTTGTGGAGCGGCTATACTTAATCCATAAATGGATTTGACTATAGTAGAATCTTGAGCATAGGCTAGATGGCTCAAAGCAAATATCATGAGGAAGAATAAACATTTTTTCATGAGACTAAATGTAGACGATCTGACCGATTTCATCATCAAATAATCGCTAAACGTCAAGTTTTAATCGCTGTATGATCTATTTGGATTCTAAATATTTTTGACTCAATGCTATTGACCATCCATCTTCTCCCTGATTCTGATCATGAAACTAAATTCGTCAACTGGCGTAATCACTTGTTGAAAAAACCAAATCCTGATGAAACTCAATACATCCATGCCTAAATCCCTGCTTCCATTCTATGAGAGAGAACTAACACAGTATAAGCAGTCATTCCAAAACGGTGCTCTTCATCGCGCTTGGACTCATCTAGAACGAGCCCACGTCATAGGTCAAAAATATCCTTACGCACACAGCTATGTACACTGGGAGATGTTAAAATTCGGATTCAAAATCAAGAGTGTCAAAGAGATACTAGGACAAATCCCAAGACTATTGGTTGGAGGCATAAAATCCTTTGTGGGCAAAGTTCCAGTGGGCAATACGGGCGGATCAAATGTGCCGCCCATGAAATCACTCCCAATCTCACCAGAGATACAGGAGATATTCGTTCAAGCTGGTTTGGCTTAGGTAATTCCACCGAATTGCATTCAAGATTATGCAATTCGGCAAATCATTGAGACATGTTCTCCCATATTTCTGCGCTTATTATTAACTTAGAGTTTTCTATCTGAGTTGAACAATCTTATTATTATGTCTATCACCACAGAAGCAGAAATGAATGGAATGCGACGGGTCAGTCAGGTCGTAGCTCTCACCCTCAAAAAAATGAGAAATCATGCCGCCCCAGGCATGTCAACCAAAGAACTTGATGAATATGGTAGTCAGATTCTGAAAGAACATGGCGCCAAATCTGCTCCTTACGAAACTTATGGCTTCCCTGGGTGGACCTGCATCAGTGTCAACAAAGAAGCCGCACACGGCATCCCCTCCAATCAAAAAATACTGAAAGAAGGTGACCTCATCAATATAGACGTGTCAGCAGAGCTGGATGGGTATTGGGCAGACAATGGAGGGTCATTCGTCTTGGGCAGAGACATTCATGGTTATCAACCCTTGGTGGATGCGTCCAAAAAAATCCTATTCAATGCCATCAACCGTATAAAAGATGGAGCCAAAATTTCCGAAATTGGTAGGCACATCGAATTAGAGGCTAACAAACACGGATTCAAAGTCATCAAAAACCTGGCTGGTCATGGAGTAGGCAAGAGTCTACACGAAAAACCAGAGAACATTCTCAACTACAGAGACAAAAACAACAAAGAGAAGTTTAGAAAAAATTCTGTTGTAGCCATAGAGACCTTCATCTCTACCAAGTCCAGCGAAGCAGTGGAACAACCGGATGGTTGGACATTGGTGGGCAACAGAGGTGGATTTGTCGCCCAGCACGAGCACACGATCATGGTGACCGAGAATCAACCCATCATACTCACAGAATCCAACGATATTTGGAAATAGCTGCGCTAAACCAAACAACGCGGAATTGTATTGTCAATTCGGCTCGATCGCTATGATCCTGTCCTAATTATTGGGGTATGATCACCATCCTTTTTCTGATACCATTTGTTCTTGTTAAGTTCAGATGCGATTTCAGTTGTTGTCATGGGTTGCTCATGTTGCAATGAGAAGTTTTTCTATGGCTGCATGTAAGGTCATGATGCAAGTAGGATATGCACTATACAAGTAGTTTTTTTATTCTTTTTCTATTGTGAAGGATGCTGTCAAACCAACACTAAAATTTCTAGGAAGCTTCTCTACTCCAAAAATGGCTCTTGAATGTTCACCTTTCTTTTCTAAGACTTTTACAAATAAGTCAGATGCCCCGTTCACAACTTGGGGTGAATCATCCCAATTTTCGCCTGACTGGAAATAAGCATCAATATGATTCAATCCAACAATTTTCTCAAATCCAACCTTTTTGTCAATCTGAGCCAAAACATTCAAGGCACAAAGTTCCATTGCTTTATATCCATCATCAGTATTAAGAGCATCTCCTAAACGTCCTTGATAGAGATATTTTTCATTATGGATTGGAAACTGGATTGCTATATATGCGATACTCTCTCGAATATTTACTGAAACATAACTTCCTCCCGGACTTGATACATTGGGTAATTTATATCCGTATTTGTCTAAGTTCTCTTTAGGTGTCATTGTCTCTTTTAATTACCCACAACATTTGAGCATGCGGAGCTTTTTTGTCCGCACACTTGCCTTATGGCATCATCAAAAGTAAGAGGTTTTTTCATTCAATTTCTTAAAAAGAGCTGAGACAGAATAATATTTCGTTACATAACTCCTGCAAAATATCATCCCTTGCGACCTCTGCACAAAGATGTAACTGGGCTGCACAAACCTCGCTGGCCTCTGTATATCACGCTATTCATTTTGGCACTCCTCAAACATGGATATGAAATCCTTGAAGTGCTTTTTGCTGCTGTCAGCATTGCGAATCACAATGAATATGCTGCGCTGCAACCCATTCATACTGATAGGTTTGAAAACCAAATCCTTCTGATTCTCAAAGGACTTGATAGCCCATTTGGGAATACACATCACGCCCATGTCAGCCTTGACCATCTCCAATGCCACTTCGGTAAGTGGGATGTCGGATATCCTACTTGGAAGGATATTGTTAGGTTTCAGAAAATGCTCATAGACAGATACTGTATCCAATGGATAGGAATGAATCAACAGGTGCAAGTCTGCAAAATCCGCCGCTTCAATATATGCCTTCTCGCTGAGTTGGTTTTCCTTGTGCATCAGCATGCATACCTCATCATGAAAGACCTCATAGCAGGACAAGGCTTGATTAGAAGACTTGGTCGTCACCAGTGCCAGGTCTATGTCGTAGGACAGCAATTTGGGGATCGGCTGATGTGTGGCATCATAGACAAACTCCACCTCAATATTGGGGTAGAGCAGGGACATGTCTTGAAGAAACGAGGGAAACAGCAAATAGAAAGAATAACAC is part of the Reichenbachiella agarivorans genome and harbors:
- a CDS encoding family 20 glycosylhydrolase; this encodes MKKCLFFLMIFALSHLAYAQDSTIVKSIYGLSIAAPQPSGLDQFIQFMEDELGPNGINTLILRVDYNYQYQSYPQLRNEVALSKKQVKRLVKTAKSQGIELIPQINLLGHQSWAGKVENLLKEFPQFDETPHVQMPEEYVWPNADSLYCKSYCPLHPEVHDVVFAMVDEIMEVFEAKAFHAGMDEVFYIGDEKCPRCTGQNKAELYANEVTLIRNHLAANGQELWIWGDRLLEGKVSGLGMWEASINGTEPAIDMIPRDVVICDWHYDVAEPTPAIFASKGLQVIICFWNKADVSIAEMKMIDSFRVNSNKTMRPKYLGSMQTIWSNTGQFIDAYHGKSDNVSSLAQAESFRAMIDYIRTHDK
- a CDS encoding DUF3703 domain-containing protein — encoded protein: MKLNTSMPKSLLPFYERELTQYKQSFQNGALHRAWTHLERAHVIGQKYPYAHSYVHWEMLKFGFKIKSVKEILGQIPRLLVGGIKSFVGKVPVGNTGGSNVPPMKSLPISPEIQEIFVQAGLA
- a CDS encoding LysR substrate-binding domain-containing protein, which produces MELKHLRLVKTIADEGNIANSSAKLFLTQSALSHQLKEFEERLGFKIFARKRNQWDLTEEGVELYQLANNVLASIDEKLNQIKNIKHDSGGKIRVSSECYSFYLLFPSFLQDMSLLYPNIEVEFVYDATHQPIPKLLSYDIDLALVTTKSSNQALSCYEVFHDEVCMLMHKENQLSEKAYIEAADFADLHLLIHSYPLDTVSVYEHFLKPNNILPSRISDIPLTEVALEMVKADMGVMCIPKWAIKSFENQKDLVFKPISMNGLQRSIFIVIRNADSSKKHFKDFISMFEECQNE
- the map gene encoding type I methionyl aminopeptidase; protein product: MSITTEAEMNGMRRVSQVVALTLKKMRNHAAPGMSTKELDEYGSQILKEHGAKSAPYETYGFPGWTCISVNKEAAHGIPSNQKILKEGDLINIDVSAELDGYWADNGGSFVLGRDIHGYQPLVDASKKILFNAINRIKDGAKISEIGRHIELEANKHGFKVIKNLAGHGVGKSLHEKPENILNYRDKNNKEKFRKNSVVAIETFISTKSSEAVEQPDGWTLVGNRGGFVAQHEHTIMVTENQPIILTESNDIWK
- a CDS encoding RidA family protein — translated: MTPKENLDKYGYKLPNVSSPGGSYVSVNIRESIAYIAIQFPIHNEKYLYQGRLGDALNTDDGYKAMELCALNVLAQIDKKVGFEKIVGLNHIDAYFQSGENWDDSPQVVNGASDLFVKVLEKKGEHSRAIFGVEKLPRNFSVGLTASFTIEKE